The sequence below is a genomic window from Venturia canescens isolate UGA chromosome 9, ASM1945775v1, whole genome shotgun sequence.
ttcacaTTTATTTCTCTCGCATTGACGGTGACGAGATACCAACTAATCAGTACGCTTGAAACTCAGTTTTTTATTGTCTGCATTTGTTTCATTGCTCTTCACCCATTTTTCTACATGTCAACGTCTTCATTCATATATCGTGTGAGTAAAGATGATTTTCTTCGCCGAAATCTGAAAATGGTTTCACACTAATCTAACCATTTAGTTGTTTTTACTTTGTTCGGTCTATTTCCTTCGCTCGAAAATTCAGAAtagtttttcattatttttaagacACTCGTCGCAGTAATTCGTACTTTATCCACATCATTTGAATCCTCGTGTGAAATGATCAAATTTCACGTATattgtattatttattttgataacAGTTTTGTCTTAAGGCAGCGAGGTGTGTTTAGCTCGGTTACATGAACAGTTTTTGTTTGTTGAATTGTATTACAACATGACATATAAACAACAAATTGgcaattattttgatttttagataagaatttttaatacgaattgtaaatttcgaagtttcttttttcctcaaaaatatttaaaaataaaagaataaaaataactaaacGAATCCTCGTTGTTTCGGTACTTCCGCGAACACTccatattatatttatttacagCTTAACGCGAATCTCGATTCTTTGTTTTATTACATTATTATTCCAAACTCCAGAGGTTTGGATCTTAAGTTTtgattcttcattattttctacGTTTTGGAAGAATTTCGTTTGGCAATTTGGTCGTTCTCGTCACTCAAGTTTGCTGAATCGCCGCTCTGGTTTATCGCTACATCACGCTTTCTTTGAtcgtacaatattttttcgtcctccgttaaattttgttgcaTCGCACTGCAATGACAAAAATTAAAGGGCAAATCTGTCGGGTTTTCTTCATAACTCTCGCCAGtcgttttcttctttctcgtttcttcGTCTTCCAACATCGTCGGCGGAATCAATGTCGGTTTCTCGTATTTACAAATCACCGCGTACATTTCACCTCCTAAACGCATCGCTAAccatcgattttttatcaCTGCTATTTTTAAACACTCGCATTTCATTTTCGCGTACAAATTCGTGTGTAATGTACGTCCCATTCCTTCAATTACTACGAGATCGACGTTTTGCTTCACCATCGTCATACACAGTTCCAAGTTCAATCGACTGCAAATAGAACAGTTTCATTCGGTTAATTTTCGGTGGAATTTTAGATTTCTGAATTTTTCGGGACATTGAGTTTTTGTCACATTAAGACTTGGCTTCCAATCATAATTCTCATTCGCtaagaaatttttaatattttctccCAATTTGGCTATTGGTTTCAAGAATATTTCAACATTGAtttacaaaaatgataaatgaaaaattcattttcttgaataaatAGCTTAGAaggcaattttgaaaaattaattagatTTGCTGGATCGAGTCGATCGAATcaggagatgaaaaaacaatttagtTCACTATGAATCAAttttaacttattttttctcgccCTAATTCGATAAAGAAGGCTCGTGGGTTATTCAAAATACGGCCAAATTTCTTCATATACTTTCTAATTGGCTTATGACTGAATCTCTGAGGGATTAAGATATTCCATTGAGAATATATGTCTACGCTTGCGAATAATTCTCAACCTGAAATAGTCATAAATACCTCAGATCCAAACACGGGCCTGCTTGAGCAGTTTCCATAGCAATTAAACGTTTCTCTTTCAGCGCACGTTTTATCAAACCGCAAATTTTTGCAGCATCACGTAACGTCACTACCAATTCAGGATAAGTAACATCGTTTAATGCTGGCATTGAATTGGCACACAGTATAacctatttaaaaaaaaaaaatcttgacatGATAGCAATAAAGTAAGTCCTACATTCAAAAGTTCTAACAGAAATCCAAATTACACAAAAACATATATGGAATACTGAAATGGCGgagtaaagagaaaaaaatcacttttgttCCTCGTTGCAATAAATCTCGTGCGAAAGGCAAAATTCCGAGGATGATATCGACACCGCTGTTATCAACGAAAATAGCAGCGCATCTGTGTGGCGGACCGTTCTGTAATCTTTCCGTCCATTCGTTCAGATTGTCTTTAAGCCATGGTCTATctgataattataaaaaaaaactttgtctTTGAACAAATAAATGGTTTACAGCTCGACGAgttcttttcaattaaatatgGTATTCACTAGTTTTTATTCCAAAGATGatctaataatgaatcgaataaaataaaatatacttgtttgaaacgaaattgaaaaatattgagtatttctcaataatttgtaatttttttgttgaaatgaatgaaaaaccgAGAATAAAACTTCATTCTCAGCTAACGAGAAACTCATTATTAGATGATACGCTTAATAAGAGTTGTTCAGTcggtttgataaaaaaaactcatctATTTCTTGTGAATCATTACTCTCAACTGATTTAATTTGCGTGCATTCAAAAGTgtataaaattttatgaatttaccAGGTATTTTTTCTTGGGCCTGTTCAAAATGGAAATCAGCAGTTTCCATGAGAATGGCGACTTCTTTGGCACCCCAGTCAAACATATTACCGGCGAGAACGCCCATTACGAGTGCCTTTATTTTATCAGCGCCTTGCAACGAATCAAGGAAGATTATTCGATCTTTCAAATGTTGCAGAGCTTCCTCATTTTCTTGCTTCTTTTGCTATTGAGTCAGAGATTCAACGTCAATTTTATGAAAGTGAATGGTCGAGAGACGACCCAATTTCGAATTCAACTAGagaattcattgaatttatcGTCTTACTTGTAAATATGGATCTGGAAAATCGAATTCTTTCATACAATGTTCGATTGTATCGAGTAAAGTTCGAACTGTCAGAGTGCCATAagcgctgaaaaaaaaattacaatttcatgataaaacatgaaataataatttcgcAATTCTTTCGAATCTTTAatgttttcaaattattcgaattgctcgaaaaatgttgagagaattacgtaaaaatatcaaaagaaGAATATCAATGCATTTCGTTTCAAGTCAAACCATTGAATTAGATCAGTTTTCTCATGACAATCATAGAAGAGAAACTGTGTTAAAAAATAGAACAACTAAAACTTATCTAATCTTACAATGGTTGAAGATGTAGATAGTGCAGACGATTGACGTATTTTTCCTTAAGTTTACTCGCTCGATCTTTGGCAGTGGGACTTTGTGGCTGGCTGTGAATAGCGCGTGCCACAAATTTATCAACAGACTCTTCGAAACATCGTAACCAGTAATCTCTGTTAAACAACACAATCAAACACTTACTAAATTGCTAAATCACGATAAGAGTGGAAATTTACTTGAAAACGCGACGATTTCATGATTCGGAAGGTAaatatttcatgttttttcttcacaacGTTATAAATTACCAGGACGGGAGTTGAATCCAATAAATTTACGAGGTAAAGTACAGAAAGTACATCGTTGGATTTGTATTTTACAAAGATTTTAaccttttgaaaaattccttCTCATTCAAAGttcgcgaaaaaaaatatttccattcaGTTCGATAGcttattattaaatattttcaaagttttaaaaaataaagaagttgATAGAAGAAATGCAACTTTCGtatcaaattcatcttctttTTGTGTAGAATAATCATTCCCGAATTGAATTTCactcgaatttttgtttttctattatttgaaACTCCTCGTTTTACCTAGCTTCCTTATCCTTAGCAAGGTCTGTAGTATCAGGATTGTACGTCGTAGGATCTTTGAGAAGAGGACAAAAAGTAACGGCATTATCGGCTCTGTCGATTTCCAGCTGATCGACTTCGA
It includes:
- the LOC122416405 gene encoding 4'-phosphopantetheine phosphatase — translated: MAELINEDAQAHPKSIKLPPAVEVFANLKNAQKFAIDIGLSLTKIAYYSTVNYRRALYGSDGTGTSGERAYKVYEGSRLHFVKFETRYIENCLDFVKENLVNVERFEGKSIKVTGGGAFKYAQSIQKKLGLEVDKEDEICCLIKGCNFLLKNIAFEAFEFERNGDPEYKFRKAEPNIFPYLLVNIGSGVSILKVESEEEFERVGGTATGGGTFWGLGSLLTKAKGFDELLQLAERGDHRNVDMLIKDIYGGDYSSQGLSGDIIASSFGKAMALNNIPGERSFSEADIARSLLLTISNDIGQIASLYASLHNMERVYFGGYFLRNHPLSMHTISFAINYWSNAKVKPLFLRHEGYLGAIGAFLYGAEQSDKYSWLENYAGSSGFKDSIATNLGIEVDQLEIDRADNAVTFCPLLKDPTTYNPDTTDLAKDKEARDYWLRCFEESVDKFVARAIHSQPQSPTAKDRASKLKEKYVNRLHYLHLQPFAYGTLTVRTLLDTIEHCMKEFDFPDPYLQQKKQENEEALQHLKDRIIFLDSLQGADKIKALVMGVLAGNMFDWGAKEVAILMETADFHFEQAQEKIPDRPWLKDNLNEWTERLQNGPPHRCAAIFVDNSGVDIILGILPFARDLLQRGTKVILCANSMPALNDVTYPELVVTLRDAAKICGLIKRALKEKRLIAMETAQAGPCLDLSRLNLELCMTMVKQNVDLVVIEGMGRTLHTNLYAKMKCECLKIAVIKNRWLAMRLGGEMYAVICKYEKPTLIPPTMLEDEETRKKKTTGESYEENPTDLPFNFCHCSAMQQNLTEDEKILYDQRKRDVAINQSGDSANLSDENDQIAKRNSSKT